GAGTGCTGCAGGGGATATGTCCAAACCGACAACGTCGTAACCGAGAGATCCACCTAGAAATATGGCATCGTATCCCTTTTTTTGTAAAATTCTGGTCAACTAGATGTGTTAGGAACAGGAGTGTGAAAATGCTTTTACCGCTCCGCAGCCTGGAACGAGAGCTCTACCGTTTTCAGGTAAATCGAGCTCTTTTGATTCGATGAGGTCTTTTAGTGATGGTTGCATGTCGCCGCCATCCCAGGGTGTAGCGTTTTGTTTCCTTTTTGAGTGGTAGAGGTAAGTAGTTATCGATATCGAGACTCCGATGGTGTTAGGGAATGGAGGGGGAACGAACCAGGCTTCATCCCAGCTTCTTGGGTCATCGGTGAGGATACCTCGTAAGCGGTTGAATTGTATCAAATTATATCAGTAGAGGGGAGGGAAGAAGGTAGAAGGTAGACTGACCTTCGGGTGAAGGGAGTTTGTGGTTGGACATGATCGTGGTATTGAGCAGAGATATGTATCACTTGCTTGATAATTCCTCTTGAGTCATGGGACGGCCTAGGCCGCGGCTTCGGATGGAGTCTCAAAACGTCTATAGAAACTCGAAGAGCGGGAAGAGATATAGAGTAGAATttaaaaaaggaaaagacgGTAGTGCTGAGAAAAGATATTTGTGTAAGATATTTGTGTAACGCGATGTTGAGAGGTAGATCGCGGACAACTGGCATGTCTTCAACGGAGAACTGCTTTCAGCCACTGATCGTGGCGGCGTGGAATCATCACGTAGGCTCATGTAGGTGACTCGGTATTGAAATTTCTAACGGAATGCAGGGAAAGATGTAGTAAGTGACGGAAAGTTCAAGGCGTATTCCTCGAGCGGCAAGGGAAAAGTTACCGTGTATACAAATTGGAAAGATAGTCCAAACAGCATTTTTTTGTCCGAGAAATGCTTGTGTTAGTGATTGTGCAAGATGGCAAAACTCCATGATCAATAGATCGGGGCGTTCATTGAGTGTCGTATCGAGGGTGTTGTTCATAGTCGTGCGGTGGCTGGCCTGCACAGGTTTGGGAAACTTGGGAGAGCTACTAAGTGTTCAACAATTTGTCGCTCATTATCCTTGAGAAAAGTGGGGGGTTCAGACTTGATGCTATGGAGAGTTAGCTTGTATTTCAGACTACGACCTGTGACATGCCGAGCATTATCGTACAACTCGACCCTGTCTCCTATTCGATCTGAGACCTTTGAACAACCAGAAGGACCTATGAGCCAGACGGACAGTAGCGTTGGGACGTGCGGATATTGTAGAGATTTGCTGTTTCCGGCAACTAACCAGCAGACCAGTCAGTGAAAAAAtcaagaaaacaaaaaaaagtgTAACGTACGACCGCGACCCTGTATGTAGCCCTTCTTTATACAAGTCTAACGCTAAGCTTTGAGAATCAATTGTTGTCAAACTGAGCAACAGGACGGGAAGATGgtgagaaaaaaagaagcCGCAAACAACTTGCCCGCAACCGTCACGCTGGCCCCATCGTCGTTCGTCAAACCTACAGGAATCTACAGGATTGGCGTGCTTTATGATATGGTTTGGACAATTAAAAACGGTGTGTGGCTGTAGAAATTCGAGCGAGAAGGCACCTAACCTATGCGTTGCAAGACACGCTTCGACCTTCTGCACTGTTGAAACTAGTTCAATACCATTGAAACGTATCTCTGCAGGCTTACTGAAGATAGTCCCAAGATCTTGCAGCCAGTGAGGGAACCCGATTCGAGCGACACCGTCTTGACGCTGGATATGGCGTTTGCTCTGTCCGGAAGTTCAAGGTTTTCTGGGACCAGGTTCCTTGACACTATCTGCTTTCTTGACGAGTTGGACGTTGGTTGAGGCTGGAATACAGTGCGAAGGACGCCATGCTAGGACTGCAGGGCACGTTTGCGAAGGTGAGTTCATAAAACCGACCCCAGCTAAGCCAAAGTCTGAAACACCACCATTAGAACGGCCGCTTGCTTGACAAATGCCGTGTCTACGTGCAGGTAGCCAGAGAAGATGACCCTTTGACATGTCGATACATTATCATCCCGTCTCAAACAGATGACTGTCCAGAAAACTATCAACGAAGTGAATCTCTAAAGTCGTGTATGGATGTGGGGTTGAGAGCGCTTGCCTCTGTGAGTCCAACCTAGTGTGAATGGTTTACGCCCATTGATTGCGGAGGAACATAGAACTCGAATCCATCCCGGCCAGACATTCCGCCCACCACTCCATTCTTCGTAGTACCAGCTGTTGGTAGTTGCAGGAAGTTCCCGATGTGGATAAGAATCAGACATTTTGGGGGTCGCTACATTTCTACCGCGATCTTGCGAGGGTAAGTTGGTGGCGTTTGTGTATCCTCTACCCAATACACACGAGTTTCGCAGGAGTCGTTCCAGAGGATTTTCGTAGTTGATTTTGAAGGTGCGGTTCGGTTAACGCGCTGTGGGTCCACTTGGCGCACCTGATTGCACCCACAGATCCCGTGGGTCCCCGCCAGGGAACGGTCAACAAAGGTTACATGCAGTGGAATACGAGCCTGAGTTCGTTTTCTCTTCGTTGGTCCTTCTGAGCATTCACTCTGGCCTCGTCAGTTCGAAACAGCTGGAGGTCTCTTTCGATTCGATGCAGGCAACATCGGTTGAACCGGCACCGAATGCTGGAGACAGCGATATCCACAGCCAAATGCGTCGCAGTTCGATAGGACTGCTAGACTGCTGTATGTACTAGGGTGTCCCCATCCACTTTCTTTTATGCTGAGTTATTATTCACTAACCTTGGGTCTCGATATAGGAGTGTAGGTGGTATATTGATGATGGGACCCACGTATGCCATACCTCAATCAGAGCCATACACGGGTATAAGGGCGAGAAAGGTTATTATACCGTCAGAATCGGGTCTCTTTTCTGCAGCGTTTTTCGGGGAGGAGAGACGATCGCTCGACAAATATCTAGGCAGGATGACCCAAACACGTCAAAAGAAACATACTCGCGAGGGCGAGAGACATAAACCCGAACGACATCAAACGCCTTGAGGGTGGAAATCTCCCTTTCAGTGCTATCAAATTCGCGCTCCAGCCTTCAACCCGAACACCTAGTTATAGTTTGGGAGATGGACATAAAGGATAACGGGATGTATCAGGGACTGTGCGTCATCCTTGTGTGTCCTACTGTGAATATTGTGCTGACTGACTCGCTTTGGCCCCTTCATTTACATGCACTCTCCTGCATCAAAATTGGCCGTAACCATAGGTTTCGCAAGAGTACAGATCCATCCTCGGGTTTTGGTCAACTCAAACTCgatgatggagaagaaaaatTCCGAATCCCCTACCCCTCGCACACCACCGACGTGGCCATGAAACCCCAACCTCACTCGAGCAGTCGGGATTTTTATTCACCCATTCCTGCAGATGCAACACAACAGCAGTATCAGGATCCATCCAGTTTACCTTGGTATCCACATCGAGAAGGCATTTCGCAACACCATGTTACCGGAGAATATTTACCGTCCGATGCCCAGAACTGTTACGCCACTCACTCGAGCCCTTATTCTGGCTATCACCATGTTCCGGGCAGCAGATCTGCGTCTGTGGTTACTCGTCAGGATCCTGTACGAACCCTTACAATTACAAGTAGAGGCGACTCTCCATCTTTCTCATCGAGTTCCTCACCGACTCCGTCTTCCTCTCGTCGTCGTTCAGGCAGTTCTTGGGCCGTCGTTGGCTTCCAGGATATTGGCATTGCTGAGGCGGAGAGGATTTTGAGGAATACACACAACCTCCCAAGTGGGGTTCCTCTTACCCTGCGCTCACTTGCAGATCCACCACCAGGGATGAAGCCTCACCAAAGCTACAATACACTTGCGCAAATTGCGATTTGGCAGAGTCCACGAAAGCGGTTGACATTGCAGGAAATCTATGTTGCTATTGCCCAACGTTTTGCGTTCTATCGAGACCATCCGGATCCCAAGAAGTGGAAGGTTCGTGATAAGTTGTTTTTATGATTTTGTGCTTATTGATGCCCTGGGTAGAGCTCTATCCGGCATATGCTCTCCAATAGGCATGTATTTGTGCCGATACGCGATCGTGATCAGATGAACAGGGGAGGCTATTGGGAGCTGGATTTTAATGATATGGAAGGGAGTAGACGAGGGCAGAGACGCAGGAGGAAGCGAATGTCGGAAGCGGTCAAAAGCGATAGGGACGAAGATGCAGACGCAGATGCAGATGTATCcggagaggaagagatgCAACAAGAGGAGAGCGGATATTTTACCCCTGCCCCTTCGATCACTCAGAGTCAGGCTAGCCCTTCCGCTACTACGGTTTCGGGATCCAGCGATAGGACTTTCAGGGCTCAGCCTATTACTTCACGACGTGGAATGGAGAGGTCAATGTCGGACTTGAATTCGCCCGCCCTATCGGGAGAGATGTCTGGTCCTGTCCTCCTTTATGATCCAACAGGTGGTTCACCGCCATATTCCTATGAAAATCCGCCCAGAAATCAACATGATTATCCTGTATGGACTGAGAACTCAAATTCATCGATGTCTTATCAAGAAAGTGCATTTTATTCAAGTCTGCCTCCGGGTCTTACTCTTCCTCGTGGGTGTACTGCTTTACCACCACCTCCGTCGCCATTCGCGGTACCTCCAAGTTCGATGAACAGCCTGGCCCTAGCAAATCCCCGCTCTTATTATTCCTCTGCATCTGCGGATCAAAGCAGAGGACATTCGTCGCAAACAGCCTATTCTTCGTTCTCAGTGCATACCGGCGCACCTCAACAGTACGAAACGGCTTTGAATGGGTCCGAGGATAGTCGCTAATGCTTGAGTGCCAGCATGGTCTCCTTGCATGATGCCCCCCGATAAATACATGATCTTCTATGCCTCTGTTTGTACATGTAGCGTACTTTTAGCTTACCGAGTGTAAAAGAAATTGTATCACGAGCGCGTTCCGGCATTTACAACCGATCAAGCCGGTCAAAGACCTCTCTGTCTTCGCCGACATCACGATCATTCCCTCGCCTCATAAAGCCCAATGGAACGGTCGAAGCTCACCACTTCGTCTCGTTCATTATCAGCAACGTCCTTGAAGGAACGCCTTTCTGCCCTCACGCCTCTCAAACCGATAACCGATTCATTACACGCCAACATAGAGTTCGTTTTCCTCCAACTCACGGCCGCCCCTTAGTCTCCCAATTTGACAAAACCATACAGCTTCGTCCCAGTCGGTATACCACGAAAAAGAAGATTGCAGACGCTGGCTGTTGCAGTTTGGTCGACATTGATCGCTCTGACGCTAGTTCTCTATCTTTTGCTCTGGTGGGTATTTCGTACGAACTTCTTTTTTGAATCTTAATCGTTATCTGGCTTGAAAGGTCACTTCCACCTCTTTGGCCGTTTCTTACAATATACTTCATCTGGGTTCGGTGGATTGACCAGAGTCCGGAGAAAGGTGGACGAACGAGTCCATGGTTTCGTAAATTGAGCTTTTGGAGGTATTTTGCGGATTATTATCCAGCATCGTGCGTGGATTATCTTCTCCAATCACTTTTTATGATGCTGATTATACTATCTGGCAGAGTCTTGAAGGTTGGCTAAACGTTTCTCGGTATTCGAAGGCACGGAATAACAAACAAATTTCCTAGGAAGCTGACCTTCCCGCGGATCGTCCTTATGTTTTTGGATATCATCCTCACGGTGAGAAGACAAGCCTCTTCCGAACTTGAGTTCACCATTAATGAGCCCTTTGTCGTCCAGGAATCATTGGAATGTACGTCGCTTTACTCACACAGCACGCCCACTCTGAAACTCGGATTATCAGGGGAGCACTCACTACATTTGCCACGGAAGGTGTGTAAATGCGGAGTAATGAGACGAAAGCAACGCAATTCATTCCAAATCTCACAGCTACTGGTTTCTCCACCGCCTTTCCTGGAATCAAACCGCACCTATTGACGCTCGCGAGTAACTTCAAAATGCCCATATACCGGGACATCCTTCTTGCGATGGGAATATGCAGTGTTTCGAAGTCTTCCTGTAATAATATCTTGAAAGCTGGACCTGGATCAGCTATCACCATCGTTGTTGGAGGGGCTGCGGAGAGCTTGAGTGCACGACCAGGAACGGCGGATCTTACGCTTCGCAAACGGTATGTAATTGATTCCTTATTCACAGTATATGCTGACGCTATTTGATTGGGGCTAGACTTGGGTTCATCAAAGTCGCAATTCAACAAGGGTTAGGCATCCAAGCTTTTTATCGCGAAGAAAGTCTCTAACAAACTCGTGGATTCAGGGCTGACCTCGTTCCTGTGTTCTCGTTTGGAGAGAATGACGTGAGACGTTCGATCTCTTACCAGATTTTCCCCGgatgttgaagtttcaattcGCCAGATATATGAACAGATGCATAATGAGAAAGGAACGACAGTGTATGCTATCCAGAAAAAGTTTCAGGCTGTGTTCGGATGGACGTTACCACTTTTCCATGGGCGAGGCTTGTTGAACTGTGCGTATTTTCGAAATAATGTAGCAAAAAAACTTCCTCGCATGGCTTATTCATTTAACAGACAATCTTGGTTTGTTACCGTACAGAAG
Above is a genomic segment from Marasmius oreades isolate 03SP1 chromosome 4, whole genome shotgun sequence containing:
- a CDS encoding uncharacterized protein (antiSMASH:Cluster_4.2) encodes the protein MSDSYPHRELPATTNSWYYEEWSGGRNVWPGWIRVLCSSAINGRKPFTLGWTHRVFWTVICLRRDDNVSTCQRVIFSGYLHVDTAFVKQAAVLMVVFQTLA
- a CDS encoding uncharacterized protein (antiSMASH:Cluster_4.2), giving the protein MDIKDNGMYQGLCVILVCPTVNIVLTDSLWPLHLHALSCIKIGRNHRFRKSTDPSSGFGQLKLDDGEEKFRIPYPSHTTDVAMKPQPHSSSRDFYSPIPADATQQQYQDPSSLPWYPHREGISQHHVTGEYLPSDAQNCYATHSSPYSGYHHVPGSRSASVVTRQDPVRTLTITSRGDSPSFSSSSSPTPSSSRRRSGSSWAVVGFQDIGIAEAERILRNTHNLPSGVPLTLRSLADPPPGMKPHQSYNTLAQIAIWQSPRKRLTLQEIYVAIAQRFAFYRDHPDPKKWKSSIRHMLSNRHVFVPIRDRDQMNRGGYWELDFNDMEGSRRGQRRRRKRMSEAVKSDRDEDADADADVSGEEEMQQEESGYFTPAPSITQSQASPSATTVSGSSDRTFRAQPITSRRGMERSMSDLNSPALSGEMSGPVLLYDPTGGSPPYSYENPPRNQHDYPVWTENSNSSMSYQESAFYSSLPPGLTLPRGCTALPPPPSPFAVPPSSMNSLALANPRSYYSSASADQSRGHSSQTAYSSFSVHTGAPQQYETALNGSEDSR
- a CDS encoding uncharacterized protein (BUSCO:EOG09261G92; antiSMASH:Cluster_4.2): MERSKLTTSSRSLSATSLKERLSALTPLKPITDSLHANIDFVPVGIPRKRRLQTLAVAVWSTLIALTLVLYLLLWSLPPLWPFLTIYFIWVRWIDQSPEKGGRTSPWFRKLSFWRYFADYYPASVLKEADLPADRPYVFGYHPHGIIGMYVALLTQHAHSETRIIRGALTTFATEATGFSTAFPGIKPHLLTLASNFKMPIYRDILLAMGICSVSKSSCNNILKAGPGSAITIVVGGAAESLSARPGTADLTLRKRLGFIKVAIQQGADLVPVFSFGENDIYEQMHNEKGTTVYAIQKKFQAVFGWTLPLFHGRGLLNYNLGLLPYRRQIVVVVGKPIHVKQSDKPQIEDVMEVQKLYIDELTRIWNSYKDQFAKARTRELSIIE